In Desulfovibrio inopinatus DSM 10711, a genomic segment contains:
- a CDS encoding manganese efflux pump MntP family protein: protein MSLLELLAIAVALAMDAFAVALATGVRLRVVTSRQSFRLSWHFGLFQAMMPVVGWYLGLTVRHFVDRYAHFIAFGLLAAIGLKMLHEALGDDENDERKDPTRGVSLVALSVATSIDALAVGLSLSLLNVPVFFPAFVIGLTAFLLTAVGLRLGTTLGNVTSLGGRCEVLGAVVLLGLAVKVLVDHGVFS from the coding sequence ATGTCTCTCCTTGAGCTTTTGGCCATTGCCGTCGCATTGGCTATGGATGCTTTTGCTGTCGCTCTCGCTACGGGAGTTCGTCTTCGTGTGGTCACTTCTCGTCAAAGTTTCCGACTTTCCTGGCACTTTGGATTATTCCAGGCAATGATGCCGGTGGTTGGTTGGTACCTCGGTTTGACGGTTCGCCATTTTGTTGATCGATATGCCCATTTTATCGCATTCGGATTGCTTGCAGCCATTGGATTGAAAATGCTGCACGAAGCACTTGGCGATGATGAGAACGATGAACGCAAAGATCCAACACGCGGAGTTTCGTTGGTGGCGCTTTCTGTCGCAACGAGTATTGACGCGTTGGCGGTTGGATTATCTCTTTCGTTGTTGAATGTGCCGGTGTTCTTTCCGGCATTTGTTATTGGCTTGACCGCATTTTTGCTTACAGCTGTGGGCCTACGTCTTGGAACAACGCTTGGAAATGTTACGAGCTTGGGGGGGCGGTGCGAGGTGCTTGGTGCAGTAGTGCTTTTGGGACTTGCAGTGAAGGTTCTTGTCGATCATGGGGTGTTTTCTTGA
- a CDS encoding GGDEF domain-containing response regulator, which translates to MYQHDMISRPHILLVDDMQDNLMILAESLKNRYILSSATNGITALKYVHENPPDLILLDIMMPGMSGYDVLKRLKADESSQHIPVIFITALGDEQEETMGLHMGAVDYIRKPFSPAVVNARVETHLELKRKTDLLERLASFDSLTGLANRRRFDEYLGRSWRQCTRSSSSLALIMGDIDFFKEYNDCYGHTQGDQCLRDVAQALLLSARRPTDLVARYGGEEFTIMLPETDCDGAMAVAQNILHNVNQLHLPHATSSCSKHVTISLGVAVTRPAQATSSASLLQGADAMLYEAKAHGRNRVYGPVTV; encoded by the coding sequence ATGTATCAACATGACATGATATCGCGCCCACATATCCTTCTTGTTGACGATATGCAGGACAACCTGATGATTCTCGCAGAGTCTTTGAAAAATCGCTATATATTGAGTTCTGCGACGAACGGTATCACAGCCCTCAAATACGTGCATGAAAATCCTCCCGACCTTATCCTTCTCGACATTATGATGCCAGGCATGTCCGGGTATGACGTTCTCAAACGTCTCAAGGCCGACGAATCTTCGCAGCACATTCCTGTCATCTTCATTACAGCGCTCGGCGACGAGCAGGAAGAAACCATGGGCTTACATATGGGCGCCGTCGATTATATCCGCAAGCCCTTCAGTCCAGCCGTAGTCAATGCGCGGGTGGAAACACACCTCGAACTCAAGCGTAAAACTGATCTCCTCGAACGACTGGCGTCATTCGACAGCTTAACCGGTCTCGCCAATCGTCGCCGGTTCGACGAATATTTGGGACGCTCTTGGCGTCAATGTACACGCTCCAGCTCTTCCTTAGCCCTTATTATGGGCGATATCGACTTTTTCAAAGAATATAACGATTGCTATGGACATACTCAAGGCGATCAATGCTTGCGTGATGTGGCCCAAGCTCTGCTTCTTTCGGCAAGAAGGCCGACTGATCTTGTCGCTCGGTATGGAGGGGAAGAGTTTACCATCATGCTGCCTGAAACCGATTGTGATGGCGCCATGGCCGTTGCCCAAAATATTCTTCACAATGTTAACCAGCTCCACCTGCCTCATGCAACGTCATCATGCTCCAAACACGTGACGATAAGCTTGGGGGTCGCCGTCACACGCCCCGCGCAGGCAACATCAAGTGCCTCCCTTCTTCAAGGAGCAGATGCCATGCTCTATGAAGCCAAAGCACATGGGAGGAATAGGGTTTATGGCCCCGTGACCGTATGA
- a CDS encoding PAS-domain containing protein — protein sequence MANTTPRPALIQILAFFTPAALLVIIVFSIFMRMETQMYQRSLNLREKNLVALEAGLLENRIRNRLADISILADLIAEGIKYNNELEAILTIFMANTDVYDQVRLLSPQGMELVRINAGPEGPVVTAHDSLQNKSGRTYFRNAVVAHGSVAISAFDLNIEHGKIEVPFKPMIRFSKAVYDSTGKLRGVVVLNYLGQILLDQLRRASLDTPGVLSLLNASGYWLYGPDPSLEWAFMFDKGETSTFSAQYPEVWKHIQTASEGQIKTSTGLFSFHRVCVTKCTEKQTVSDSPLLSEAKWYIVSHVPTNALSLEWYSTAIIALSACLIALFVVSWVLAKGRAVRRQSQLDLKASETMLRLVNTTARDAMLMTNSRGEILYMNPAAFHLFEINEDQTEKQRVHDIISPADPDEAEAVYADLRGENLTEDHGLRREVVVSLPSGSQRVLELSIGVQTEDTQRRIVATFRDMTNSKKLQDEVTRRGDILEAAMKNMDQGLLMANESGQVVAFNPRFTQLFQLSSLSLEAYPQVRDLIEKWLENVAIPSKEREQLQQLDWSKPFVVEIPGPGGRELEMRHAPMKNGGFVQTFTDITERKEADDALRESNAQYMSLVSQLTSVVYRRADDIGWTMEFISAGVETLTGYPASAFTTSSKRRFIDIIHIQDRLTVEDAIHEAVSLRRPYLIEYRIIRENGEVRWVVEKGQATYDNEDKLQFLSGVITDMTDRIKADQELRRSWSLLQDAIDSIDAGLIMFDATMRVVVLNRKYKDLYPEADDILKPGVPYENILRVLYRKGRYEQTEEAEEQFIAFRLAAMKDISGYERQLPSGIWVSVSRHPTREGGVVALHHDISELKAIQQDIKSAKEAAESANQAKSEFLARMSHEIRTPMNAIIGMARLALRTQLTPKQYDYIAKIKTSGNALLTIINDILDFSKIEAGKMTIERVPFELDDVLINLSNIISLSAADKGLEIVFDVDPQIPTSLVGDPLRLGQILINLASNAVKFTHQGEIVVSVSMKQKDEDSVLLRFAVRDTGIGLSDDQQSRLFQSFSQADESTTRKYGGSGLGLAICKRLVDLMGGTIGVESQFGQGSTFFFTAAFSRTTQQQQMPEVPRDLRSLHILVVEENVTTQEVLQKYLTSFGFLVTSVDSVSQMHEALSLATEQQHPVDIVFMAWGVDGFDDVDISAPTDLPGKQDHPAYIGLASAKDREHMLEYIEKHNAHHLITLTKPVSQSDLFDAIMEVFGRSERRSIRGLAGLAQKEVDVTSIRDSKLLLVEDNPINQQVALEILHNAGFDVDIADNGRRAIEAIQNNTYEAVLMDVQMPELDGFDATRAIRREEGKEQLPIIAMTAHAMAEDRNKCLEAGMNDYVTKPIDPDELFSALLRWIPARTPQHAIIPEKPAVSSSMPVLDGIDVNDAMRRLSGNADLFQRLLVDFVSQFHDAPSKLQEMLDTQDTASLARFAHTLKGVAGNIGAKHLQDAATNLEVAVKEHGTSIEREILSTFNSALDVVLASTASFTPPPKTHDMDITRVHLSQDEIDRAVECTQKLITSLEQGNIESEDLLEQVKTLLNNNYTDLVETMEQHVSEYDTEGALPSARLLLTELKNVASEQK from the coding sequence ATGGCCAACACGACTCCTCGTCCCGCTTTAATACAAATTCTGGCGTTCTTCACGCCGGCTGCACTGCTTGTCATCATCGTCTTCAGTATATTCATGCGCATGGAAACCCAAATGTACCAGCGTAGCCTCAATTTGCGAGAAAAAAACCTTGTCGCTCTGGAAGCTGGACTTCTTGAAAACCGCATCAGAAATCGCCTCGCCGATATATCCATCCTCGCCGACCTCATTGCAGAGGGTATCAAGTACAATAATGAACTCGAAGCAATCCTCACCATCTTCATGGCCAATACGGACGTATACGACCAGGTTCGTCTTCTTTCTCCGCAAGGCATGGAACTCGTCCGCATCAATGCGGGTCCGGAAGGGCCCGTCGTAACCGCACACGACAGTCTGCAAAACAAAAGTGGACGGACGTATTTTCGCAACGCAGTTGTAGCCCATGGGAGCGTAGCAATCTCTGCATTTGATCTCAATATTGAGCACGGAAAGATTGAAGTACCTTTCAAGCCTATGATCCGCTTCTCCAAAGCTGTCTACGATTCGACGGGGAAGCTGCGTGGGGTCGTCGTGCTGAATTACTTGGGACAAATTTTACTTGACCAGCTCCGACGTGCTTCACTTGATACCCCAGGTGTTCTCTCTTTACTCAATGCTTCCGGATATTGGCTGTATGGCCCCGACCCCTCTCTGGAATGGGCTTTTATGTTTGATAAAGGCGAGACAAGCACGTTTTCCGCCCAGTACCCAGAGGTATGGAAGCACATACAGACGGCTTCAGAAGGCCAAATAAAGACCTCGACCGGTTTATTTTCGTTTCACCGGGTATGCGTCACGAAGTGTACCGAGAAGCAAACAGTTTCAGATTCCCCGCTCTTATCCGAAGCAAAATGGTATATCGTCTCGCATGTACCAACAAACGCCCTGTCTCTGGAGTGGTACTCCACCGCCATTATCGCATTGAGTGCCTGTTTAATTGCCCTCTTTGTCGTCTCTTGGGTCTTGGCCAAAGGACGAGCGGTGCGTCGCCAAAGCCAACTTGATCTCAAGGCTAGCGAAACAATGCTTCGGCTTGTGAATACAACGGCGCGGGACGCTATGCTCATGACGAATTCCCGTGGTGAAATTCTGTACATGAACCCCGCGGCCTTCCATCTCTTCGAAATCAATGAAGATCAAACAGAGAAACAACGTGTTCACGATATTATCTCCCCCGCTGACCCCGACGAAGCAGAAGCGGTTTATGCTGATTTGCGTGGGGAAAACTTGACCGAAGACCATGGCTTACGCCGTGAAGTCGTCGTTTCACTGCCTTCAGGCTCCCAGCGTGTTTTGGAGTTATCCATCGGTGTCCAAACCGAAGATACCCAACGCCGCATTGTGGCGACATTCCGCGACATGACCAACAGCAAGAAACTTCAGGACGAAGTGACGCGACGCGGTGACATTCTCGAAGCGGCAATGAAGAACATGGACCAAGGGCTTCTTATGGCCAATGAAAGCGGTCAGGTGGTGGCCTTCAACCCACGATTTACCCAATTATTTCAGCTCTCCTCTTTATCACTGGAGGCGTATCCTCAGGTTCGTGACCTCATCGAGAAGTGGCTTGAAAATGTCGCGATTCCTTCCAAAGAACGAGAACAACTCCAACAACTTGATTGGTCAAAACCATTTGTTGTGGAGATACCCGGTCCCGGAGGCAGGGAGCTGGAAATGCGCCATGCTCCCATGAAAAATGGTGGATTTGTTCAAACATTTACCGATATCACCGAACGTAAAGAAGCAGACGATGCGCTCCGCGAAAGCAATGCCCAGTACATGTCGCTCGTCTCGCAATTAACCAGCGTTGTGTATCGACGAGCGGATGATATCGGTTGGACAATGGAATTCATTAGCGCAGGAGTGGAGACATTAACGGGATACCCCGCTTCAGCATTTACAACGTCTTCCAAACGTCGATTTATCGATATCATCCACATTCAAGATCGCCTGACTGTGGAAGATGCGATCCATGAAGCCGTATCCCTGCGACGTCCCTACCTCATCGAGTACCGCATTATTCGAGAAAATGGCGAAGTTCGATGGGTCGTCGAAAAAGGCCAGGCAACGTACGACAATGAAGACAAACTGCAGTTTCTCAGCGGCGTTATTACCGACATGACCGACAGGATCAAAGCCGATCAGGAATTACGGCGATCCTGGTCTCTCCTTCAAGACGCTATTGATAGCATTGACGCCGGGCTCATTATGTTCGATGCGACGATGCGTGTCGTCGTATTGAATAGGAAATACAAAGACCTCTATCCAGAGGCCGACGATATCCTCAAACCAGGCGTTCCCTACGAAAATATTCTTCGTGTCCTCTATCGCAAAGGCCGGTATGAGCAAACCGAGGAGGCCGAAGAGCAATTCATTGCGTTCCGACTCGCGGCTATGAAGGATATCTCCGGATACGAACGGCAACTTCCGTCCGGTATCTGGGTCAGTGTTTCGCGTCACCCGACGCGTGAAGGCGGTGTCGTCGCCCTGCATCACGACATTAGCGAACTCAAAGCCATCCAGCAGGATATTAAAAGCGCCAAAGAAGCTGCAGAGTCCGCCAACCAGGCGAAGAGCGAATTTCTCGCTCGCATGAGCCATGAAATCCGCACCCCTATGAATGCCATCATCGGTATGGCTCGCCTTGCACTCCGCACGCAACTGACCCCGAAACAGTATGATTACATTGCCAAGATCAAAACCTCGGGAAACGCTTTATTAACAATTATCAATGATATTCTCGATTTTTCAAAAATCGAAGCCGGAAAGATGACCATTGAGCGCGTCCCCTTCGAACTTGATGATGTACTCATCAATCTTTCCAACATCATCAGTTTGTCCGCTGCGGATAAAGGGTTAGAAATAGTTTTCGATGTCGATCCCCAAATCCCGACGTCGTTGGTCGGCGACCCATTGCGGCTTGGACAAATTCTGATCAATCTGGCCAGCAATGCCGTTAAGTTCACTCATCAGGGAGAAATTGTCGTCAGTGTTTCCATGAAACAGAAAGACGAGGATTCCGTTCTGCTTCGATTTGCCGTTCGCGACACGGGCATAGGGTTGTCTGATGATCAACAATCTCGTCTTTTTCAGTCATTTAGCCAGGCCGACGAAAGCACCACCCGCAAATATGGGGGAAGCGGACTCGGCTTGGCCATTTGCAAACGCCTTGTCGATCTGATGGGCGGCACTATTGGCGTAGAAAGTCAATTTGGTCAGGGATCAACGTTTTTCTTTACAGCCGCATTTAGCCGCACCACACAACAACAGCAGATGCCGGAAGTTCCTCGCGATCTCCGTAGTCTTCATATTCTTGTTGTTGAAGAAAACGTAACGACCCAAGAGGTTTTGCAGAAATATTTGACGTCTTTTGGTTTTCTGGTGACATCTGTAGACTCTGTTTCCCAAATGCATGAGGCCTTATCCCTGGCCACCGAACAACAGCACCCTGTTGATATCGTCTTTATGGCGTGGGGAGTCGATGGATTCGACGATGTCGATATTTCAGCTCCAACAGATTTGCCTGGAAAGCAGGATCATCCAGCATACATTGGTTTGGCTTCGGCCAAAGATCGTGAACACATGCTGGAATATATAGAAAAACACAATGCACACCATCTCATCACGCTGACCAAGCCAGTGAGTCAATCCGACCTGTTCGATGCGATTATGGAAGTTTTCGGTCGCTCCGAGCGCCGATCGATCCGAGGATTAGCCGGCCTTGCGCAAAAAGAGGTTGATGTCACAAGCATTCGGGACTCCAAGCTCCTCCTGGTCGAGGATAACCCCATCAATCAACAAGTTGCCTTGGAAATTCTGCATAATGCGGGATTTGATGTCGATATTGCAGACAATGGCCGCCGAGCCATTGAGGCCATCCAAAATAATACCTATGAGGCCGTTCTGATGGATGTGCAAATGCCTGAACTCGACGGCTTCGACGCCACACGAGCCATTCGACGTGAAGAGGGAAAAGAACAACTCCCGATTATCGCCATGACCGCTCATGCCATGGCTGAAGACCGTAACAAATGCCTGGAAGCAGGCATGAACGACTACGTCACGAAACCGATCGACCCGGATGAATTGTTTTCGGCGTTACTTCGCTGGATTCCGGCGCGCACACCGCAACACGCCATCATACCAGAGAAGCCTGCCGTGTCATCTTCCATGCCTGTGCTCGACGGAATTGACGTCAATGATGCAATGCGTCGGTTATCTGGCAATGCCGATTTGTTTCAACGACTTCTTGTCGATTTTGTTTCTCAGTTCCACGATGCACCGTCCAAGCTCCAGGAGATGCTCGACACCCAGGACACAGCATCACTTGCCAGATTCGCCCATACACTGAAAGGGGTTGCCGGCAACATTGGAGCCAAGCACCTTCAAGATGCTGCAACGAACCTGGAAGTGGCCGTGAAAGAACACGGAACGTCTATCGAGCGTGAAATACTCAGCACCTTCAACAGCGCTTTGGATGTTGTGCTTGCTTCAACAGCGTCCTTCACTCCTCCACCCAAGACGCATGACATGGACATCACGAGAGTTCACCTCTCACAGGATGAAATCGATCGTGCTGTCGAGTGCACCCAAAAATTGATTACCTCCCTTGAGCAAGGGAACATCGAATCGGAAGACCTTCTGGAGCAAGTCAAAACACTGCTCAACAATAATTACACCGATCTTGTCGAGACAATGGAGCAGCATGTCTCCGAATACGACACCGAGGGCGCTCTCCCCTCGGCTCGCCTACTGCTTACCGAACTCAAAAACGTCGCTTCGGAACAGAAGTGA
- a CDS encoding Bax inhibitor-1/YccA family protein — protein MAHYRSVDYQASRSLALNAFMRGVYGWMFIGLLVTAVVSLYVVSNTAMMQFIFQNQMVFFGLMIGELALVAGLSMAINRISGTTATLLFMLYSALNGVTLSFIFLVYTQSSIVNAFLVAAGMFGAMSIYGIVTKKDLTSWGSFLFMGLIGIIIASVVNIFLHSSAMSFVISCIGVLVFTGLTAYDTQRLRIMGETAPAEGGTVVRRATILGALTLYLDFINLFLMLLRLFGGSRD, from the coding sequence ATGGCCCACTATCGCTCGGTTGATTATCAGGCGTCCCGTTCCTTGGCGCTGAACGCCTTTATGCGGGGCGTGTATGGTTGGATGTTTATCGGCTTGCTCGTCACGGCTGTCGTGTCGCTGTATGTCGTGTCGAACACCGCCATGATGCAGTTTATCTTTCAAAACCAGATGGTCTTCTTTGGACTTATGATTGGTGAGCTCGCGTTGGTTGCGGGGCTGTCCATGGCCATCAACCGCATTTCCGGCACCACGGCCACACTCTTGTTCATGCTGTATAGCGCCCTCAACGGGGTGACGCTGTCATTCATTTTTCTTGTGTATACCCAGTCGTCCATCGTCAACGCCTTCCTTGTTGCGGCCGGCATGTTCGGTGCCATGAGCATCTACGGCATCGTGACCAAGAAGGATTTGACCTCATGGGGCAGCTTTTTGTTCATGGGCCTCATTGGCATCATCATCGCCTCGGTGGTCAATATCTTCTTGCATAGTTCGGCCATGAGTTTTGTTATTTCGTGTATCGGCGTCCTTGTCTTCACCGGCCTGACTGCCTATGACACGCAGCGACTCAGAATCATGGGCGAAACCGCTCCTGCCGAAGGTGGTACCGTGGTTCGCCGTGCAACGATTCTCGGTGCGCTGACCCTGTATCTCGACTTCATCAACCTTTTCCTCATGCTGCTTCGACTTTTCGGCGGAAGCCGCGACTAG
- a CDS encoding tetraacyldisaccharide 4'-kinase: MPTRNRLQKRFSLPLRLAAAGYRIFHRIRTSLQGKGIVKSETAVAPSVRVGGLSIGCGGTLWLTSWLLGWAVHRGKFPIVATKAHHIWQSDLPRVVETSDTPKSIGMDKYLLSSYRPETKIIIGSTVSRAAAAARDRFSADMVFLHDDFSGRTPKAQANLAILDVRDLAEDWNIVFPAGWFRETVESLHRADAIMLYISELEFKARQTLIRKRLEQFKKPVFSFSIRAWRLRRGAFGEPAADLNEEPYLLVASEQDDDMAFNAATELLGLRPRMRYVVPQHHIFNKQQFEFLHREATRLRCKHIVCTPGQAIGLVDHIETPHVWSLEPHVTFGPRLHSKITFPQWWDIAWGYSDILGSPSNDTDC; the protein is encoded by the coding sequence ATGCCTACACGTAATCGCCTTCAAAAACGCTTCAGCCTGCCGCTTCGTCTTGCCGCTGCCGGGTATCGTATTTTTCACCGTATACGAACCAGCCTGCAGGGCAAAGGTATCGTCAAATCCGAAACCGCCGTTGCTCCCTCTGTGCGCGTCGGAGGATTGTCTATCGGATGCGGCGGTACCCTCTGGCTTACCTCCTGGCTCCTGGGATGGGCGGTCCATCGGGGGAAATTCCCCATTGTCGCAACCAAAGCGCACCACATCTGGCAATCCGATCTCCCACGAGTCGTGGAAACGTCCGATACGCCCAAATCAATTGGCATGGACAAGTATCTCTTATCCAGCTACCGCCCGGAAACAAAAATCATCATCGGCTCAACAGTCTCCCGTGCAGCGGCCGCGGCGCGGGATAGATTCAGCGCGGACATGGTATTTCTCCACGATGACTTTTCTGGTCGAACGCCCAAAGCACAAGCCAATTTGGCTATCCTTGATGTTCGGGACTTGGCCGAAGACTGGAATATAGTGTTTCCTGCAGGCTGGTTTCGTGAAACCGTCGAGAGCCTGCATAGAGCCGATGCCATCATGCTTTACATTAGTGAGCTGGAGTTCAAAGCCCGCCAAACACTCATTCGCAAACGCCTCGAACAATTTAAAAAGCCGGTTTTCAGCTTTAGCATACGTGCCTGGCGATTACGTCGGGGTGCCTTCGGCGAACCGGCAGCCGACCTCAACGAAGAGCCCTACTTGTTGGTCGCCTCGGAACAGGACGATGACATGGCCTTCAATGCGGCAACGGAGCTGCTCGGGTTACGTCCGCGAATGCGTTATGTCGTTCCGCAACATCATATCTTCAACAAACAGCAGTTCGAGTTTCTCCACCGTGAAGCCACCCGCCTGCGTTGTAAACATATCGTCTGCACTCCTGGCCAGGCCATTGGATTAGTGGACCACATCGAAACGCCACACGTCTGGTCGCTTGAACCGCACGTTACGTTCGGCCCTCGGCTCCACTCTAAAATCACCTTTCCCCAATGGTGGGATATCGCCTGGGGATACAGCGATATCCTTGGCTCTCCTTCCAACGATACAGACTGTTAA
- a CDS encoding AAA family ATPase: MNKTDKKHYKIFISSPNDVKDERMRAVRVIEKIQTELGERIRLEPIIWEEHYYTADKDFQAQIDRPSLCDMVVCILWSRLGSPLPEQYWKDGKSKTGTEWEFEDAMASAKERHIPHILMYRKDAAMTCPPQNLKTADTDFQCVETFWKQWFCNEQGLSIAASQKFQSTDDFEKQFEAHFREWLSEQTEEVVWSIEQKGSPFRGLEAFDVEHAPVFFGRSRVIRETRARLITSTFRGCGFLLITGMSGSGKSSLLRAGLGLCLTRPGAFPNVDAWRQVTIRPGSGDNPLATLAEAFFETSALPELADGDCPTREEMLQAWREAPSQALRPVGAAISRVTKHIAENDGYDRNVHLRCLVLIDQLEELFAFSKEQQHDFATVIDALARGDRCVVVATLRSDMYTELKTIPQLWTLKDDGGQYTLSPPGPAEIRDIILKPAQAAGLEFEENPDTGEHLAERLERAAGSPGALPLLQFTLDQLFEQRDTEKGLLRFADYDAMGGLEGAIGTHADAIFSNLEEEQHAALPTVILKLVTVRPENPEIVLSRPVSKDAFTTLPEALPLIDAFVAPEARLFVVDGHGESSTVRVAHDALLSHWEKAKTIIEEAKPALQYRARLSQEATAWAIEVQKSEKPRPDLLITSTLFLTEARKLFKQHKLELSSQDQKFLKLSLKRTRRATRLRQFAIAGLIGLTGLTGWMYVRADTQRARAERQKEFALSAVNRLTFDIPEKLSTIPGMLHISRQIFEDNIAMLDRIMAEEPKTPSVTHQRIANIVQTGNMWVTLGNIEKARTAYNSASRTAQNLADSDPGNAQWQRDLSVSYERIGDLLATTGDTDGARQQYEKSQQIFQRLADSDPGNAQGQRDLSVSYNKIGDLLATTGDTDGAKKAYEQDLSITQRLADSDPGNAQWQRDLMVSYYKLSRLDFALHQHDKALALLKKGLAIMEPLVQRDPKNAVWQNDVQVLRREIEALQQE, encoded by the coding sequence ATGAACAAAACAGATAAAAAGCATTATAAAATATTCATTTCATCACCCAATGACGTCAAAGATGAACGCATGCGGGCTGTACGCGTTATTGAGAAGATCCAAACCGAATTGGGTGAACGCATTCGCCTTGAACCCATCATCTGGGAAGAGCATTATTATACTGCAGACAAAGATTTTCAGGCCCAAATTGACCGACCAAGCCTTTGCGATATGGTGGTCTGCATCCTGTGGAGCCGCCTCGGTTCCCCCCTGCCGGAACAGTACTGGAAAGACGGGAAATCCAAGACGGGCACCGAATGGGAATTCGAGGATGCTATGGCTTCCGCCAAAGAACGCCACATTCCCCACATCCTCATGTACCGCAAAGACGCCGCAATGACATGCCCGCCCCAAAACCTGAAAACAGCAGATACGGATTTTCAATGTGTCGAAACATTCTGGAAACAATGGTTTTGCAATGAGCAAGGCCTCTCTATCGCCGCTTCTCAGAAATTCCAGAGTACAGACGATTTCGAAAAACAATTCGAAGCTCATTTCCGAGAATGGTTGAGCGAACAGACCGAAGAGGTGGTGTGGTCGATAGAACAGAAGGGTTCACCCTTTCGTGGGCTGGAAGCATTTGACGTCGAACATGCTCCGGTCTTTTTCGGGCGAAGCCGAGTCATTCGAGAAACACGCGCCCGACTCATAACAAGCACATTCCGTGGTTGTGGATTTCTCCTCATCACCGGCATGAGCGGCTCAGGCAAATCATCGTTGTTGCGGGCAGGTCTAGGGCTTTGCCTCACGCGACCGGGGGCGTTTCCCAATGTGGACGCGTGGCGACAGGTGACGATTCGTCCGGGCAGCGGCGACAATCCCCTTGCCACCCTAGCCGAAGCCTTTTTCGAGACATCTGCCCTTCCCGAACTCGCTGACGGCGATTGTCCAACCAGAGAAGAGATGTTGCAAGCGTGGAGAGAAGCACCGAGTCAGGCGTTACGCCCCGTCGGAGCGGCCATAAGCCGCGTGACAAAACACATTGCCGAGAACGACGGCTATGACCGCAATGTGCATCTGCGTTGCCTTGTCCTTATCGATCAACTGGAAGAACTCTTCGCATTCTCCAAAGAGCAACAACATGACTTCGCCACAGTAATTGATGCATTGGCCCGTGGTGATCGATGTGTCGTTGTCGCAACGTTGCGAAGCGATATGTATACGGAACTCAAAACGATTCCTCAGCTGTGGACACTCAAGGACGACGGAGGACAATACACGCTGTCTCCTCCCGGTCCGGCGGAAATTCGAGATATCATCCTCAAACCCGCCCAAGCAGCCGGATTGGAATTCGAAGAGAACCCGGACACAGGGGAACATCTCGCCGAGCGATTGGAACGAGCCGCCGGCAGTCCCGGCGCGTTACCTCTGCTCCAGTTCACATTGGACCAACTGTTTGAACAACGTGATACAGAGAAAGGACTGTTGCGATTCGCAGACTATGACGCCATGGGAGGCCTGGAAGGTGCCATTGGCACCCATGCCGATGCTATTTTCTCAAATCTTGAGGAAGAACAACACGCCGCGCTTCCGACTGTTATCCTCAAACTCGTCACCGTACGTCCGGAGAACCCCGAAATAGTACTCTCCCGCCCCGTGTCAAAAGATGCATTTACCACGTTGCCGGAAGCCCTCCCCCTGATTGACGCCTTTGTCGCCCCTGAAGCTCGACTCTTCGTTGTTGATGGCCACGGCGAAAGCAGCACCGTGCGTGTTGCGCACGACGCGCTGTTGAGTCATTGGGAAAAAGCAAAAACCATTATTGAAGAAGCAAAACCGGCACTACAATATCGTGCACGCTTAAGCCAGGAAGCAACGGCCTGGGCAATAGAAGTGCAGAAAAGCGAAAAACCGCGACCAGATCTGCTTATAACCAGTACATTGTTTCTGACTGAAGCAAGAAAACTATTTAAACAACATAAGCTTGAGCTTTCCTCACAAGATCAAAAATTTCTCAAGCTGTCATTAAAACGAACGCGCCGCGCAACACGACTTCGTCAATTCGCCATTGCCGGGCTTATAGGACTGACGGGCCTGACCGGCTGGATGTACGTAAGAGCAGATACCCAGCGTGCCCGGGCAGAACGCCAGAAAGAATTTGCCCTCAGTGCCGTCAATCGACTCACATTCGATATCCCGGAAAAACTGAGCACGATTCCCGGTATGCTGCATATTTCCCGACAAATATTTGAAGACAATATCGCCATGCTGGATCGCATCATGGCTGAAGAGCCAAAAACACCCAGCGTAACACATCAACGAATTGCCAACATAGTACAAACAGGAAACATGTGGGTTACTCTAGGAAATATAGAGAAGGCACGTACTGCTTATAATTCTGCATCGCGCACAGCCCAAAACCTGGCCGACAGCGATCCGGGCAATGCACAATGGCAGCGCGACCTCTCCGTCAGTTATGAAAGAATCGGCGACCTCCTCGCAACCACCGGAGACACGGACGGTGCGCGACAACAATACGAGAAAAGTCAGCAAATCTTTCAACGCCTGGCCGACAGCGATCCGGGCAATGCACAAGGGCAGCGCGACCTCTCCGTCAGTTACAACAAGATCGGCGACCTCCTCGCAACCACCGGAGACACCGACGGTGCGAAAAAGGCGTATGAACAAGACTTGAGCATTACCCAACGCCTGGCCGACAGCGATCCGGGCAATGCACAATGGCAGCGCGACCTTATGGTGAGCTATTACAAACTTTCTCGGCTTGATTTTGCTCTGCATCAACACGATAAGGCGTTAGCCTTGTTGAAAAAAGGACTCGCGATTATGGAGCCATTGGTCCAGCGCGATCCGAAGAATGCAGTGTGGCAGAATGATGTCCAGGTGCTTCGTCGAGAAATCGAGGCATTACAGCAGGAGTAA